A region of Trichoplusia ni isolate ovarian cell line Hi5 chromosome 23, tn1, whole genome shotgun sequence DNA encodes the following proteins:
- the LOC113504880 gene encoding peptidyl-prolyl cis-trans isomerase B-like — protein MEYHSSFMILLLVSTNLLLCEARQFRVTDQVYFDIKTEEKDLGRVVIGLFGDLAPKAVKNFKSLSTTGIQGKSYKGTSFNRIIKRFMVQGGDVVADDGTGSISIYGETFDDENLETQHTGAGFVSMANKGPNTNGCQFLITTVGTPWLDNLHTVVGKVVEGQNIIHMVEHTPTDVDDRPTVRVYIADSGLVPTPQPYYVSDDPYDLWAWIKASAVPLTMSFSILGFFHWMMRKMEI, from the exons atggagtATCACAGTTCATTCATGATTTTACTTCTTGTATCAACAAATCTATTACTTTGTGAA GCTCGCCAGTTTCGTGTTACGGATCAAgtatattttgacataaaaactgAAGAAAAAGATCTAGGTCGCGTCGTAATAGGTTTATTTGGAGACTTAGCGCCTAAAGCGGTGAAAAACTTTAAATCTCTGTCTACCACTGGCATACAAGGGAAGTCTTATAAGGGCACCTCTTTTAACCGCATAATTAAAAGGTTTATGGTACAAG gtGGTGATGTAGTAGCAGACGATGGAACAGGTTCTATAAGTATATATGGAGAAACATTTGATGACGAGAATTTGGAGACACAACATACTGGCGCGGGGTTTGTCTCTATGGCAAATAAAG GTCCAAATACAAATGGCTGCCAGTTTCTTATTACAACAGTTGGAACACCATGGTTAGATAACCTACATACTGTGGTGGGAAAG GTTGTGGAAGGTCAGAATATAATACACATGGTGGAGCACACCCCTACGGATGTTGATGACAGGCCTACAGTGCGCGTGTACATCGCTGACAGCGGGCTGGTGCCAACACCGCAACCATACTACGTGTCTGACGACCCCTACGA TCTGTGGGCGTGGATCAAAGCGTCAGCAGTGCCACTCACCATGTCCTTCTCTATCCTCGGCTTCTTTCATTGGATGATGAGGAAAATGGAGATATGA